In Paraburkholderia phenazinium, the following are encoded in one genomic region:
- a CDS encoding sensor histidine kinase yields the protein MSAPARYATIAAPHSPESTNVTRRLLILFALVAGLVAACGLTWSIAWQRGIDSLRRNAAVRVDRTANALKSTLERYESLPYLLAEHPFVQDVLVNPTAPNVEHANRYLEDLNRHARATATYIIQTDGLCVAASNWREPESFVGVEYQFRPYFMDAVKGGVGRFFGIGTISHDPGYYISQPVRRDGQIVGVAVVKLNLEWFQGADASEPLIVTDDHGVIFLSSVPAWKYHTVRPLSGAVADSIYQTRQYAQQEIPPLPVTIERTLEGDAQIVRIGGGRYAPRYLATRRAMLEPDWQLITMASVDPVDADARNAAIVTGFGYVTLCLLAFYWRMRRARVREMMRSRELLQRAYAELNQRVAERTADLSQANEQLKKEVSERTRAEQELRSAHDELIQASKLAALGQMAAGITHELNQPLAALRGFSDNTRVLLERGDQESARENLEAIAALTERMGKITNQLKLFVGRARPRSARAPLARALRNVLALLQKRLQDVEVVLTVVDAEAGTRTGFDPSDEHPGLVANCDDLRLEQVLINLLSNALDAAVGVAPPRIEIEIEAAEATLAISVHDNGHGIPDDVLPRLFEPFFTTKEMGQGLGLGLAISSSIVRDAGGSLVARNAPDGGALFVLTLRRTRVQATDPLTAGS from the coding sequence CTGTCCGCCCCGGCGCGTTATGCCACAATAGCCGCACCCCATTCACCGGAATCCACCAACGTGACGCGCCGCCTGCTGATCCTCTTCGCGCTCGTCGCCGGGCTCGTGGCGGCGTGCGGACTCACGTGGAGCATCGCGTGGCAGCGCGGCATCGACAGTTTGCGGCGCAACGCCGCGGTGCGTGTCGACCGCACGGCCAATGCGCTCAAGAGCACGCTGGAGCGCTACGAATCCCTGCCGTACCTGCTGGCCGAGCATCCGTTCGTGCAGGACGTGCTGGTGAATCCCACGGCGCCGAACGTCGAGCACGCCAACCGTTATCTGGAAGACCTCAACCGCCACGCGCGGGCCACGGCCACCTACATCATTCAGACGGACGGGCTGTGCGTCGCGGCGAGCAACTGGCGCGAGCCGGAGAGCTTTGTCGGCGTCGAGTATCAGTTCCGGCCGTATTTCATGGACGCGGTGAAGGGCGGCGTGGGCCGTTTCTTCGGCATCGGCACGATCTCGCATGACCCCGGCTACTACATCTCGCAACCGGTGCGGCGCGATGGACAGATCGTCGGCGTGGCGGTCGTCAAACTCAATCTGGAATGGTTTCAGGGCGCGGATGCGTCCGAGCCGCTGATCGTCACCGACGATCACGGCGTGATCTTTCTATCCTCCGTGCCGGCCTGGAAATACCACACGGTGCGGCCGCTCTCGGGCGCGGTGGCAGACTCGATCTATCAGACGCGCCAGTACGCGCAGCAGGAGATTCCGCCGCTGCCGGTGACGATCGAACGCACGCTTGAGGGCGACGCGCAGATCGTGCGCATCGGCGGTGGACGTTACGCGCCGCGCTACCTGGCAACGCGGCGGGCGATGCTCGAACCCGACTGGCAACTGATCACCATGGCGAGCGTCGATCCGGTCGACGCCGACGCCCGCAATGCCGCTATCGTGACCGGCTTCGGCTACGTCACGCTGTGCCTGCTGGCGTTCTACTGGAGAATGCGCCGTGCACGCGTGCGCGAGATGATGCGCAGCCGCGAGCTGCTGCAGCGCGCGTACGCGGAGTTGAATCAGCGGGTGGCGGAGCGGACCGCGGACCTGTCGCAGGCGAACGAGCAACTGAAGAAGGAAGTGAGCGAACGCACGCGCGCCGAACAGGAGTTGCGCTCGGCGCATGACGAGCTGATTCAGGCGAGCAAGCTGGCGGCGCTCGGTCAGATGGCCGCTGGCATTACGCACGAGTTGAATCAGCCGTTAGCGGCGTTGCGCGGCTTCTCGGATAACACGCGGGTGTTGCTCGAACGCGGCGATCAGGAGTCGGCGCGCGAGAATCTCGAGGCGATTGCCGCGCTCACCGAGCGCATGGGTAAGATCACCAACCAGTTGAAGCTGTTCGTGGGACGGGCGCGGCCGCGCAGCGCGCGAGCGCCGCTCGCGCGTGCGCTGCGCAATGTGCTGGCGCTGCTGCAAAAGCGCTTGCAGGACGTGGAAGTGGTGTTGACGGTGGTCGACGCGGAAGCGGGCACGCGCACGGGCTTCGATCCGTCCGACGAGCATCCCGGGCTTGTCGCGAATTGCGACGATTTGCGGCTTGAGCAGGTGCTGATCAATCTGCTGAGCAACGCGCTTGATGCCGCGGTGGGTGTAGCCCCTCCGCGTATCGAGATCGAAATCGAGGCCGCCGAAGCGACGCTTGCGATCTCGGTTCACGATAACGGTCACGGCATCCCGGACGACGTCCTGCCGAGGCTTTTCGAACCGTTCTTTACGACGAAGGAAATGGGCCAGGGGCTGGGGCTTGGCCTTGCGATCTCATCCTCGATCGTGCGCGACGCGGGGGGCTCGCTGGTGGCGCGCAATGCCCCGGACGGCGGCGCGCTGTTCGTGCTCACGCTGCGCCGGACCCGTGTGCAGGCAACGGACCCGCTCACGGCAGGGTCCTGA
- a CDS encoding dicarboxylate/amino acid:cation symporter — MKKPFYKVLYVQVIAAIIVGIVLGHYSPALAIDMKPFGDAFIKLIKMVIGPIIFCTVVTGIAGMQDMKKVGRVGGKALLYFEVVSSFALVLGLIATHVLKPGVGFNVDPATLDGKEVASYAAKAHGQSTVDFLMHIIPNTITDAFAQGEILQILLIAMLFGSVLATLGERGKVVTDLVESLSSVLFGVVRIITKLAPIGAFGAMAFTIGKYGIGSLLPMLKLIGTFYLTSIVFVVVVLGAIARMVGFSVLRFVAYIKEEMLIVLGTSSSEAALPQLMLKLEKLGCSRSVVGLVVPTGYSFNLDGTNIYMTMAVLFIAQATNTDLSLTQQLTLLAVTMLTSKGASGVTGAGFITLAATLAVVPTIPLSGMVLILGIDRFMSECRALTNIVGNGVATVVVSAWEKELDHAKLRAVLRGEAAPVKDTEAAGA; from the coding sequence GTGAAGAAACCCTTCTATAAAGTGCTCTATGTCCAGGTGATCGCCGCGATCATCGTCGGCATCGTCCTCGGTCATTACTCGCCGGCTCTCGCCATCGACATGAAGCCGTTTGGCGACGCCTTCATCAAGCTGATCAAGATGGTGATCGGGCCGATCATCTTCTGTACTGTCGTCACCGGTATCGCCGGCATGCAGGACATGAAGAAGGTCGGGCGGGTCGGCGGCAAGGCGCTGCTGTACTTCGAAGTCGTTTCGTCGTTCGCGCTGGTGCTCGGCCTGATCGCCACGCACGTGCTGAAACCGGGTGTCGGCTTCAACGTCGATCCGGCCACGCTCGACGGCAAGGAGGTCGCTTCGTACGCCGCCAAGGCGCACGGCCAAAGCACGGTCGACTTCCTGATGCACATCATTCCGAACACGATCACGGATGCGTTCGCGCAGGGCGAGATCCTGCAGATCCTGCTGATCGCGATGCTGTTCGGCAGCGTGCTGGCGACGCTCGGCGAGCGAGGCAAGGTCGTCACGGATCTGGTCGAAAGCCTGTCGAGCGTGTTGTTCGGCGTGGTGCGCATCATCACGAAGCTGGCGCCGATCGGTGCCTTCGGCGCAATGGCGTTCACCATCGGCAAGTACGGCATCGGCTCGCTCCTGCCCATGCTCAAGCTGATCGGCACGTTCTATCTCACCTCGATCGTGTTCGTGGTGGTGGTGCTCGGCGCGATCGCCCGCATGGTCGGCTTCAGCGTGCTGCGCTTCGTGGCGTACATCAAGGAAGAGATGCTGATCGTGCTCGGCACGAGTTCGTCGGAAGCGGCGTTGCCGCAGTTGATGCTGAAGCTCGAAAAGCTCGGCTGCTCGCGCTCGGTGGTGGGCCTCGTGGTGCCGACCGGTTACTCGTTCAACCTCGACGGTACCAACATCTACATGACGATGGCCGTGCTGTTCATCGCCCAGGCCACCAACACCGATCTCTCGCTCACGCAGCAGCTCACGCTGCTGGCCGTCACGATGCTGACGTCGAAGGGCGCAAGCGGTGTGACGGGCGCCGGTTTCATCACGCTCGCTGCGACCCTGGCCGTGGTGCCGACGATTCCGCTGTCGGGCATGGTGCTGATTCTCGGGATCGACCGCTTCATGAGCGAATGCCGCGCGCTGACGAACATTGTCGGCAACGGTGTGGCGACGGTGGTGGTGTCGGCGTGGGAGAAGGAACTGGACCACGCGAAGCTGCGCGCCGTGCTGCGCGGCGAAGCGGCTCCTGTGAAGGACACGGAAGCGGCGGGTGCCTGA
- a CDS encoding zf-TFIIB domain-containing protein — translation MKCPVCKTTDLLMTERRSIEIDYCPDCRGVWLDRGELDKLIAEDGERAGAPLVSGPNREDRRDRHREYPNESHHRYDERRSGHSGHSGHTGYRKKRSLFDMFDFD, via the coding sequence ATGAAATGCCCTGTTTGCAAGACGACTGACCTTCTGATGACCGAGCGCCGCTCGATCGAGATCGACTACTGCCCGGATTGCCGGGGTGTCTGGCTCGATCGCGGCGAACTCGACAAGCTGATCGCAGAGGACGGCGAGCGCGCCGGTGCGCCGCTCGTCTCCGGTCCGAACCGCGAAGATCGCCGGGACCGGCATCGCGAGTATCCGAACGAGAGCCATCATCGATACGACGAGCGTCGCTCGGGGCACTCGGGCCATTCGGGGCACACGGGATACCGGAAAAAGCGCTCCCTGTTCGACATGTTCGATTTCGATTGA
- a CDS encoding TerC family protein, translating to MDALTILISDPAAWAALLTLVVMEIVLGIDNLIFISILSNKLPEAQRARTQRLGILLALVLRLGLLGTVAWIAQLTQPAVTLLGHAFSWRDLILLGGGLFLVWKATREIHHHVTHADDARGATSAVVPLTVGAAIGQILLLDIVFSVDSIITAVGMTSHMPIMFVAVIAAVMVMLFAARPLSRFIDRNPTIVVLALSFLLVIGMTLIAEGFGSHVPKTYIYAAMAFSAFVEAMNMLARRARSKRTDAVTQ from the coding sequence ATGGACGCCCTGACCATTCTGATTTCCGACCCCGCTGCCTGGGCCGCGCTCCTCACGCTGGTCGTGATGGAGATCGTGCTCGGCATCGACAACCTGATCTTCATCTCGATCCTCAGCAACAAGCTGCCGGAAGCGCAGCGGGCACGCACCCAGCGCCTCGGCATTCTGCTCGCGCTGGTGCTGCGGCTTGGCCTGCTCGGCACGGTCGCGTGGATCGCGCAACTGACTCAGCCCGCCGTGACGCTGCTGGGCCACGCGTTCTCGTGGCGCGACCTGATCCTGCTGGGCGGCGGCCTGTTCCTCGTCTGGAAGGCGACCCGCGAGATTCATCACCACGTCACCCACGCGGACGACGCACGCGGCGCGACGAGTGCGGTGGTCCCGCTGACCGTAGGGGCCGCGATCGGCCAGATCCTGTTGCTCGATATCGTGTTTTCGGTCGACAGCATCATCACGGCGGTCGGCATGACCAGCCACATGCCGATCATGTTTGTCGCGGTCATCGCCGCGGTCATGGTGATGCTGTTCGCGGCCCGCCCGCTGTCGCGCTTTATCGACCGCAACCCGACCATCGTCGTTCTCGCGCTGAGCTTCCTGCTGGTGATCGGCATGACGCTGATCGCGGAAGGGTTCGGCTCGCATGTGCCGAAGACGTATATCTACGCGGCGATGGCGTTCTCGGCCTTCGTCGAGGCCATGAACATGCTGGCGCGCCGGGCCAGGTCGAAGCGCACCGACGCTGTCACGCAATGA
- a CDS encoding LysR family transcriptional regulator: MLNYRHLYYFWIVVKEGGFARAAERLDMAVQTISAQVRELEKSIGRQLLKSAGRGVAMTEAGETAFSRAEQIFQIGEALLDEMREAGGEGVARLAVGLSDGISKLAAHALLAPVLGTPSLRLLCHEGEHAQLLSELALHRLDLVLACQPAPHNADLRVVSQRLVGSPVDWYGPAAIVSKASRAGFPQSLADLPVLLPTGHAALRARLDRWFEAAGIRPRIVGEFEDSALMAVFAARGLGVFPLAELGAEDLSLLRGLRRLGRADGVIEEIHAIRSRRGQHHPLATQVIDAARS; the protein is encoded by the coding sequence ATGCTGAACTATCGCCATCTCTACTACTTCTGGATCGTCGTCAAGGAAGGCGGCTTCGCGCGCGCGGCCGAGCGTCTCGACATGGCCGTCCAGACCATCAGCGCGCAGGTACGTGAACTGGAAAAATCGATTGGGCGTCAGTTGCTGAAATCCGCGGGGCGCGGTGTCGCCATGACCGAAGCAGGCGAGACGGCGTTCAGCCGCGCGGAGCAGATCTTTCAGATCGGCGAAGCGCTACTCGACGAGATGCGCGAAGCAGGCGGCGAAGGGGTTGCGCGGCTCGCCGTGGGTCTCTCCGACGGCATTTCAAAGCTCGCCGCGCACGCGCTGCTTGCGCCCGTGCTCGGCACGCCGTCGCTCAGGCTGCTGTGCCACGAAGGCGAACATGCGCAACTGTTGTCGGAGCTCGCGCTGCATCGGCTCGATCTGGTGCTGGCCTGCCAGCCGGCGCCGCACAACGCGGACCTGCGCGTGGTGAGCCAGCGCCTCGTCGGTTCGCCGGTGGACTGGTACGGCCCCGCGGCGATCGTCTCGAAGGCATCGCGCGCCGGCTTTCCGCAGAGCCTCGCCGATCTGCCCGTGCTCCTGCCCACCGGGCACGCCGCGCTACGCGCACGGCTCGACCGGTGGTTCGAAGCGGCGGGCATCCGGCCGCGGATTGTCGGGGAGTTCGAAGACAGCGCGTTGATGGCGGTGTTCGCCGCGCGCGGGCTCGGCGTGTTTCCACTCGCGGAACTAGGCGCCGAGGACCTGTCCCTGCTGCGCGGACTGCGCCGGCTCGGCCGCGCGGACGGCGTGATCGAAGAGATCCACGCCATCCGCTCGCGGCGCGGCCAGCATCATCCGCTCGCGACTCAGGTGATCGACGCCGCGCGTTCGTGA
- a CDS encoding TerB family tellurite resistance protein: MRTYPRNSPQAAARIVALVLTSDGHVCSSEERALDRLDIAGQLGLAPTQFAQIVQALCEDHSIAHAPLAPTIGQIDTAMLATLLGEIDDPVLRGKVIRLCVAVAVADDHLADGEIALLAAVFSVWGLAPAPAAVTVRHGIPPRALLDHERAASIT, from the coding sequence ATGCGAACCTATCCCCGCAACAGTCCTCAAGCCGCAGCACGGATTGTCGCGCTGGTGCTGACCTCCGACGGACACGTCTGCAGCTCCGAGGAGCGCGCGCTCGACAGACTCGATATCGCCGGCCAGCTCGGTCTCGCGCCCACGCAATTCGCGCAGATCGTGCAGGCGCTGTGCGAGGATCACTCTATCGCCCACGCGCCGCTTGCGCCGACCATCGGCCAGATCGACACGGCCATGCTGGCCACACTGCTGGGCGAGATCGACGACCCGGTGTTGCGCGGCAAGGTGATTCGCCTGTGCGTTGCCGTGGCGGTTGCCGACGACCATCTCGCGGATGGCGAGATCGCCCTGTTGGCGGCCGTGTTTAGTGTGTGGGGACTCGCTCCGGCACCGGCGGCGGTCACCGTTCGCCACGGCATCCCGCCAAGGGCCTTGCTCGATCACGAACGCGCGGCGTCGATCACCTGA